A single genomic interval of Chitinophaga sp. 180180018-3 harbors:
- a CDS encoding helicase HerA-like domain-containing protein, producing the protein MANQEAFLDYIKSGYTFQGEHFKLGCAMLNGEVVTGADVYLPLKTLNRHGLIAGATGTGKTKTLQVIAEGLSDASVPVLLMDIKGDLSGIAAAGTSNAKITERYQKIGGTWSPAAYPSELLSLSQEKGVRLRATTSEFGPILLSKILELNDIQAGLVAMLFKYCDDNKLPLLDLKDFKKVLQYAGDEGKAEMEKEYGKISTTSTGTVLRKVIELEQQGAAQFFGERSFEVDDLMRISNDGRGMVSILRVSDIQDRPKLFSTFMLSLLAELYATLPEEGDLDKPKLVMFIDEAHLIFNEASDALLKQIDTIIKLIRSKGVGIFFCTQNPTDVPPSVLGQLGLKVQHALRAFTANDRKAIKQTAENYPLSDYYKTDELLTQIGIGEALITCLNEKGIPTPLAATMLVSPRSRMDVLTQAEIDAIVANSKLVKKYEEEIDNESAYEILTAKLQEAADKTAAQQQTGSGSGGARPKEEKSLLEEVLDSSVARQVGRTAASVITRSLLGALGLGGRSKGKSWF; encoded by the coding sequence ATGGCCAATCAGGAAGCATTTCTGGACTATATCAAAAGCGGTTATACATTTCAGGGCGAACATTTTAAGTTAGGCTGTGCTATGTTGAATGGAGAAGTAGTAACCGGTGCGGATGTTTACCTGCCGCTGAAAACACTGAACCGGCACGGACTGATTGCCGGCGCCACCGGCACGGGTAAAACCAAAACCCTGCAGGTAATTGCCGAAGGGCTTAGCGACGCCAGTGTACCTGTATTGCTGATGGACATCAAAGGGGATCTCAGCGGTATTGCAGCTGCTGGTACCAGCAATGCAAAGATTACAGAACGCTATCAGAAAATCGGAGGCACCTGGAGCCCGGCTGCATATCCATCTGAATTATTGTCGCTCAGCCAGGAAAAAGGCGTGCGGCTGCGGGCTACTACCAGCGAATTTGGTCCTATTCTGTTGTCGAAGATCCTCGAACTCAATGATATCCAGGCAGGGCTCGTTGCCATGCTGTTCAAGTATTGCGACGACAACAAATTACCATTGCTGGATCTGAAAGACTTCAAAAAAGTATTGCAATACGCCGGCGACGAAGGAAAGGCGGAAATGGAAAAGGAATATGGTAAAATCTCCACCACCTCCACCGGTACCGTTCTTCGTAAAGTAATTGAACTGGAGCAACAGGGCGCTGCGCAGTTTTTCGGTGAACGGTCGTTTGAAGTAGATGACCTCATGCGTATCAGCAACGATGGCAGAGGCATGGTATCCATCCTGCGTGTAAGTGATATACAGGACCGGCCGAAACTCTTTTCTACCTTTATGCTTAGCCTGCTGGCAGAACTATATGCCACCCTTCCGGAAGAAGGTGACCTCGATAAACCGAAGCTGGTGATGTTCATTGATGAGGCACATCTCATCTTCAATGAAGCCAGCGATGCACTGCTGAAACAGATAGATACCATCATAAAACTGATCCGTTCCAAAGGCGTGGGTATTTTCTTCTGTACACAAAATCCTACAGATGTACCACCGTCTGTGCTTGGGCAGCTGGGGCTTAAAGTGCAGCATGCGCTGCGTGCATTTACTGCAAACGATCGTAAAGCGATCAAACAAACTGCAGAGAACTATCCACTCTCAGATTACTACAAAACAGACGAGCTGCTGACACAGATAGGTATCGGAGAAGCGTTGATCACCTGCCTCAATGAAAAGGGCATTCCGACTCCATTGGCCGCTACCATGCTGGTATCGCCACGGTCGCGCATGGACGTGCTGACGCAGGCAGAAATAGATGCGATCGTTGCCAATTCGAAGCTGGTAAAAAAATACGAAGAAGAGATCGACAACGAAAGTGCATACGAGATTCTTACTGCCAAGTTGCAGGAAGCAGCTGATAAAACCGCTGCTCAACAGCAGACTGGTTCAGGATCTGGTGGCGCCAGGCCCAAAGAGGAAAAGAGTTTACTGGAAGAAGTACTCGACAGCTCTGTGGCACGCCAGGTTGGTCGTACAGCCGCCAGCGTTATTACCCGCAGCCTGTTGGGGGCGCTGGGCCTTGGCGGAAGAAGCAAAGGGAAAAGCTGGTTTTAA
- a CDS encoding ATP-dependent DNA helicase RecQ yields the protein MSAPVAILQQYWGYEGFRPLQEDIVNSILAGQDTLALLPTGGGKSICFQVPAMMKPGLCLVITPLIALMKDQVANLKKRGITAYSIFSGMPFQEVERVLEAARRGGCKFLYVSPERLQSRLFQTYCDGLPVNLIAVDEAHCISQWGYDFRPAYLQIADIRSFFPDAPVLALTASATPKVQTDICEKLLMKDAAVFSKSFARSNLSYSVLEETSKIDKVRHILERVPGSGIVYCRNRKRTKEIADLLSLQGIPASYYHAGLPQAERAARQEAWVNNETRIMVCTNAFGMGIDKPDVRIVVHYDLPDGPEAYYQEAGRAGRDEEKAYAVLLYNENELAEMEERIALQFPDMEQIREVYQAIVNYLQVPVGSSEGLYYDFDINDFARTFQLNLTMAYSALRLLEQEGILQLSESVFLPSRAEFITNKDTLYEFENAYPVLEEIIKTLLRTYEGIFDNPVPIYERQIGRIMLMEDDDIAAQLQQLHQYGILRYQPRRDQPQLYFLQERVSARNLRINMARVEIRKKVYTDRLNAMFAYARNSDTCRTQQLVTYFGEKNCAPCGVCDVCLKKKSQPLDASGFKRISDTVIDILKEQPLLFNALQTRLPDVKRTDLMEVLQFLNEEGVVGRDEVGRLIYQITN from the coding sequence TTGAGCGCGCCTGTTGCCATATTACAGCAATACTGGGGATATGAAGGTTTCCGCCCATTGCAGGAAGATATTGTGAATTCGATACTCGCAGGGCAGGATACACTTGCGTTGTTACCTACCGGTGGTGGTAAATCGATCTGTTTTCAGGTGCCAGCCATGATGAAACCGGGGTTATGCCTCGTGATTACGCCGCTGATAGCGCTGATGAAAGACCAGGTGGCCAACCTCAAAAAGAGAGGTATTACAGCTTATTCCATCTTTTCAGGAATGCCTTTTCAGGAGGTGGAAAGGGTGCTGGAAGCGGCCCGCCGCGGTGGATGTAAATTTCTGTATGTATCTCCCGAAAGATTACAAAGCCGGCTGTTTCAGACTTATTGCGACGGCTTGCCGGTGAACCTGATAGCAGTAGATGAAGCACACTGTATTTCCCAATGGGGGTACGATTTCCGGCCTGCTTACCTGCAGATCGCGGATATACGCAGTTTTTTCCCTGATGCGCCGGTACTGGCACTCACGGCGTCGGCTACTCCAAAGGTGCAGACAGACATCTGTGAGAAACTGCTGATGAAAGATGCCGCCGTTTTCTCAAAAAGCTTTGCCCGTTCCAATCTTTCTTACAGCGTACTCGAAGAAACTTCTAAAATTGATAAAGTCAGGCATATCCTTGAACGTGTTCCCGGATCAGGGATCGTGTATTGCCGCAACCGTAAGCGTACGAAGGAAATAGCAGATTTGCTTTCCCTGCAGGGGATTCCGGCCAGTTACTACCATGCCGGACTTCCACAGGCTGAACGTGCCGCCCGCCAGGAAGCATGGGTAAACAATGAAACCAGGATCATGGTTTGTACGAATGCTTTTGGTATGGGAATCGACAAGCCCGATGTACGGATTGTAGTGCATTACGACCTGCCCGATGGCCCCGAAGCCTATTACCAGGAAGCTGGCCGCGCAGGAAGGGATGAAGAAAAAGCATACGCTGTATTGCTTTATAACGAAAATGAGCTGGCAGAGATGGAGGAACGCATCGCACTGCAATTTCCCGATATGGAGCAGATCCGGGAGGTATACCAGGCCATCGTTAACTATTTGCAGGTGCCCGTAGGCAGTTCGGAAGGACTGTACTACGATTTCGATATCAACGATTTTGCCCGGACTTTTCAGTTGAACCTGACCATGGCTTACAGCGCATTACGCCTGCTGGAACAGGAAGGTATCCTGCAACTCAGCGAAAGTGTGTTCCTGCCATCCAGAGCGGAATTCATCACTAACAAGGATACACTCTATGAGTTCGAAAATGCCTATCCTGTTTTGGAAGAAATCATCAAAACACTCCTTCGTACCTACGAGGGAATCTTTGATAATCCTGTGCCCATCTACGAAAGACAGATCGGGCGTATTATGCTGATGGAAGATGATGACATCGCCGCTCAGCTGCAGCAGCTGCATCAATACGGCATTCTGCGCTACCAGCCCAGAAGGGATCAGCCCCAGCTCTATTTCTTACAGGAAAGAGTATCCGCCCGCAATCTGCGTATCAATATGGCCCGGGTAGAGATTCGCAAAAAAGTATACACGGATAGGCTAAATGCCATGTTTGCGTATGCCCGTAACAGTGATACCTGCCGTACACAACAACTGGTTACCTATTTCGGGGAAAAAAACTGTGCTCCCTGCGGTGTTTGCGACGTGTGCCTGAAGAAAAAGTCTCAACCGCTGGATGCCTCCGGTTTCAAACGTATATCCGATACCGTTATAGATATCCTGAAAGAACAACCACTTTTGTTCAATGCCCTGCAAACCCGCCTTCCTGACGTAAAGCGAACCGATCTGATGGAAGTGTTGCAGTTCCTGAATGAAGAAGGTGTGGTGGGGAGAGATGAGGTGGGGAGGCTGATATATCAAATTACGAATTAG
- a CDS encoding Gfo/Idh/MocA family oxidoreductase, translating to MSRVIKTGVCSYGMSGQVFHAPFLHVNPNFEFTAVVERSKDLARQRYPNVKVYTSIDDMLADKELELIVVNTPNYTHYDYVKAALEAGKNVVVEKPFTVHAAEGVALAALAKEKGLLLSVYHNRRYDSDYKIVKQILQSGKLGDVLEAEIHYDRFKEELSYKKHKEVGGPGTGALYDLGSHLIDQAVTLFGMPRKLWADIRVIRRDSVVDDYFELVLYYEHLRVRLKCSYLVREALPAYQLHGRIGSFIKSKADIQEAQLQRGLFPNSPDWGAEGPHEWGLLHTEENGSIVKKYVPSPNGNYMDYYQGIYEAIANKAPNPVPAEDAIKVIRIIEAAFASVKEDRIVAVN from the coding sequence ATGAGTAGAGTTATTAAAACGGGCGTTTGCTCCTATGGCATGTCCGGACAAGTTTTCCACGCTCCTTTTCTGCATGTGAATCCGAATTTTGAATTCACTGCTGTTGTAGAAAGAAGCAAAGACCTGGCGCGCCAGCGCTATCCTAACGTTAAGGTATATACGAGTATTGATGATATGCTGGCAGATAAAGAACTGGAGCTGATTGTCGTAAATACGCCGAATTATACCCACTACGATTACGTAAAAGCTGCACTGGAAGCCGGCAAAAATGTAGTAGTAGAAAAACCGTTTACAGTACACGCCGCAGAGGGTGTGGCACTGGCCGCACTTGCTAAAGAAAAAGGCCTGCTGCTGAGTGTATATCACAACCGCCGCTACGACAGCGATTACAAGATTGTTAAACAGATTCTGCAATCCGGCAAGCTCGGTGATGTGTTGGAAGCGGAAATCCACTACGACCGTTTCAAAGAGGAACTCAGTTACAAGAAGCATAAAGAAGTGGGAGGCCCTGGTACAGGCGCTTTATACGATCTTGGTTCCCACCTGATAGACCAGGCGGTTACCCTCTTTGGTATGCCCCGGAAACTGTGGGCTGATATCCGCGTCATCCGTCGCGATTCTGTGGTAGATGACTACTTTGAGCTGGTACTTTACTATGAGCATCTCCGTGTTCGCCTGAAGTGCAGCTACCTGGTGCGGGAAGCACTTCCTGCATATCAGCTACATGGCCGCATAGGCTCCTTTATCAAAAGCAAGGCAGATATCCAGGAAGCTCAGTTGCAGAGAGGACTCTTCCCGAACAGCCCTGATTGGGGCGCTGAAGGTCCGCATGAATGGGGATTACTCCACACCGAAGAAAACGGCAGCATTGTAAAAAAATATGTTCCCAGCCCCAATGGCAACTACATGGATTACTACCAGGGTATCTACGAAGCTATTGCCAACAAGGCTCCAAACCCGGTTCCAGCCGAAGACGCAATTAAAGTGATCAGGATCATTGAGGCGGCGTTTGCAAGCGTGAAGGAAGATAGAATCGTGGCCGTGAATTAA